The Palleronia sp. THAF1 genome contains the following window.
CCGATGGAAAGGGCAGCCCCAACTATCTTCAACCGTCGATCTGCGACGCCATCAGAGCGATGGCCTGCTGGTAGACCGTGGCCGCGTTCCATTCTTGAATGACGCGGAAATTCGGCTGTCCCTGCTGATAGCCTGCTCCCGGACGCCAGCCTTTTTGACGCAGGAAGTTCGCGGTGGAGGCCATGGCATCGGTCTGGTTTGTCAGGTCAAGCCGCCCATTGCCGTCACCATCCACGCCGTAGCGCAGAACGTTGCCGGGCAGGAACTGGGTGTGGCCCCATTCGCCATGTTTGGCCCCCGTTGAATTTTCGCTCAGAATCCCGCGGTCCACCAGTTGCAGGGCAGCGATGGCGTGCGGTGTAAAGAAGGCAGAGCGTCGACAATCATACGCCAGCGTCAGGATCGACGAGACCACCCGGCTGTTGCCCATGAAACCGCCGAAGCCGGTTTCCATTCCATGGATCGCGATCAGAACGCCGGCGGGAACGCCGTAGCGGCTTTCCAAGGATTGATAAAAGCCTGCGTTGCGCGCCTTTCGGTTGCGGCCCTGGCTGACGATAGTTGGGGCTCCGCGGACCTGCAGGAAGCGGTCCAGCGAATAGCGAAAGCTCTTCTGGTTTCGGTCGGCCGCGATGGTCGAGTTCGAATAGCTGGAGTTCATCAACGCCTGAATGCCGCGCTGGCCGACGCCCGCGCGCTGCGCCTCTGCGGCGAAGGCGGGTTTCCATTGTTCATACTGCCCGCCGGAGTTCGAGCAGGGGGCGGCAAGCGCGACGGAAGCGACACTGGCGAAGCCGAGTGCAAGGGCGAGGGTAGCGAAACGGGACATAACAGACTCCTGAAAGAACGATTTCTTCGACGGTAGTGCAGTGGTGACGCTGCGCCAAGCGCTTGGATCACCTGCGTGAAGGTTATAGGGCCTCCCCATGGAAACAATCGCGATCATCGGGGCCGGGATGGCCGGTCTTACGGCGGCTCACGTTTTGGCCCGAGCGGGGCGAACCGTCACGGTCTTCGAAAAGAGCCGTGGCACGGGTGGGCGTTTGGCCACCCGGCGCGAAGATGCGGGCGCCTTTGATCATGGGGCACCTATGGCTCAGGGCGATGCCGCTTTCGATGCCGCGATGGAGAGTATCGGAGCCGAACGGTATGGCAGGGGCTGGCGCGGCAATCCGGGAATGAGCGGTCTGGTCAAACCATTGGTGGCGGGGCTTCAGATCAAGGGCGGCTGCCGGATCGAGGCGGTGTCCGGCGCGAAAGGCGATTGGCGTCTGACAGATGCCGATGGCATCCTGCATGGTCCCTATAAGGAATTGATCGTCGCTATCCCCGCGCCGCAGGCGGCGGCACTGCTGCGGGATGCAGACTTCTCGAACGTCGAGATGGCTGCACAATGGACCCTGATGGCTACTTGGCCGGGGATCGAAGTGTCAGTTCAATCAAAGCCCTTCACCGCGATCTGCCATCAGGACCGGATCACATCGAAGCCGGGCGCCCTTGTCGCCCATGCTGATCTGGATTGGAGTGCCACGCATCTGGAAGACGACCCGGAAACGGTGAAGGCCGCGTTGATTTCTGCCCTGCAAACCGCCAGCGGGGTGGCGACCCAGCCGAGCTTTGCGACAGTGCATCGCTGGCGATATGCGCGTACGGCGCGCCCGTTGGGCGCCCCGTTTCTGCGCAGTGGCAGCGGCGCTTTTCTGGGCGGCGACTGGGCGTTTGGTCCTAACGCGGGTGACGCATGGCGCAGCGGGAGTGCGATGGCACAGGCGGTATTGGCGTGACGTTTGCTCCACACGATTTGGCCGAACTGACCGGGGCGCCGTTCGACACCGTGATCGACGTGCGCGCACCGTCGGAATTCGCCGAAGACCACGTGCCGGGTGCCATCAACTTGCCGGTCCTGAGCGATGAAGAGCGCGCCCGCGTCGGCACGATCTACGTGCAGGAAAGCGCATTTCTGGCGCGCAAGATCGGCGCGGCGCTGGTAGCGCGCAATGCCGCGCAGCACATTGAGGGGCCGCTTTCGGATCACGACGGTGGATGGCAACCGCTGGTCTATTGCTGGCGCGGCGGACAGCGATCCAACTCTTTCGCGTCGATCCTGTCCCAGATCGGCTGGCGCGTGCAGGTGCTGGATGGTGGGTACCAGAGCTACCGACGGTTAGTGAAAGACAAGCTGTACGATACTCCGTTCCCGACGAATGTCGTCCTTCTGGATGGTTATACGGGCACCGCGA
Protein-coding sequences here:
- a CDS encoding lytic transglycosylase domain-containing protein → MSRFATLALALGFASVASVALAAPCSNSGGQYEQWKPAFAAEAQRAGVGQRGIQALMNSSYSNSTIAADRNQKSFRYSLDRFLQVRGAPTIVSQGRNRKARNAGFYQSLESRYGVPAGVLIAIHGMETGFGGFMGNSRVVSSILTLAYDCRRSAFFTPHAIAALQLVDRGILSENSTGAKHGEWGHTQFLPGNVLRYGVDGDGNGRLDLTNQTDAMASTANFLRQKGWRPGAGYQQGQPNFRVIQEWNAATVYQQAIALMASQIDG
- a CDS encoding NAD(P)/FAD-dependent oxidoreductase, with amino-acid sequence METIAIIGAGMAGLTAAHVLARAGRTVTVFEKSRGTGGRLATRREDAGAFDHGAPMAQGDAAFDAAMESIGAERYGRGWRGNPGMSGLVKPLVAGLQIKGGCRIEAVSGAKGDWRLTDADGILHGPYKELIVAIPAPQAAALLRDADFSNVEMAAQWTLMATWPGIEVSVQSKPFTAICHQDRITSKPGALVAHADLDWSATHLEDDPETVKAALISALQTASGVATQPSFATVHRWRYARTARPLGAPFLRSGSGAFLGGDWAFGPNAGDAWRSGSAMAQAVLA